From a single Granulicella aggregans genomic region:
- a CDS encoding ABC transporter permease: protein MGRIIRVAIRIFEHAWGLIAIFAFWQIWVMANHYNSIVIVSPLSVLRDMVLNPMIYLRPSLWTLAFGLGGLTAGMSIGLLLAVTAWRWRLFAGTIGPAALLISSTPVVCLIPLLARIFGYESRTEFVTVTVMSFFPCFVFATAGLRALPPMSRELFQVLAASRSRQLLSLALPAAVPSLAVALRVGAATSVLVTMVAEYLMQTGGLGNMFALTSQAFQTERAWGASLAAMALSAILYTIGGAVEIRVHERYK, encoded by the coding sequence ATGGGCCGCATAATCCGTGTCGCAATCAGGATCTTCGAGCACGCGTGGGGACTCATCGCCATCTTTGCCTTTTGGCAGATATGGGTCATGGCGAATCACTACAACAGCATCGTGATCGTCTCGCCGTTATCTGTCCTGCGCGATATGGTGCTGAACCCGATGATCTATCTGCGGCCCTCGCTATGGACGCTTGCATTCGGTCTCGGCGGTCTCACAGCAGGCATGTCTATCGGGTTGCTGCTCGCAGTCACAGCATGGCGCTGGCGGCTCTTTGCTGGCACCATAGGCCCAGCGGCACTACTCATCAGCTCTACGCCGGTGGTCTGCCTCATCCCGCTGCTCGCTCGCATCTTCGGTTACGAGAGCCGCACGGAGTTCGTCACCGTCACCGTGATGTCGTTCTTCCCATGCTTCGTCTTCGCCACCGCTGGCCTGCGCGCTCTTCCACCCATGTCGCGTGAACTCTTCCAGGTTCTCGCCGCCTCACGCAGCCGGCAGCTTCTCTCACTTGCTCTGCCAGCGGCCGTGCCTAGCCTGGCCGTTGCTCTGCGCGTGGGGGCTGCGACCAGCGTGCTGGTGACGATGGTCGCCGAGTATCTTATGCAGACGGGCGGCCTGGGCAACATGTTCGCGCTCACCAGCCAGGCCTTCCAGACAGAACGTGCATGGGGAGCAAGCCTTGCCGCGATGGCGCTCTCTGCGATCCTCTACACGATCGGCGGAGCGGTCGAAATTAGGGTCCACGAACGTTACAAATAA
- a CDS encoding ABC transporter permease has protein sequence MKGHRERTSGRQIALIVAVQLCLLAAWELLARSGALGLSVPALSKIAQVFMQPRFAALLYKSAMATGKSALTGLLVGIVVGIVTALVAHLLTPLRPGLDRLAVTINAIPAVALGPIFILMVSRELTPALLATIPVSFLIYIAVSSGLRTASTSLGRMMTTFGAGKLKRLFYLEIPSALPSFLGGVKVSMTAAMIGAIVGEWFGAPTGLGIVILNTMQNFEIPLMWAAVLLVAGLALSGYSIAHLLERFVARRFA, from the coding sequence ATGAAGGGACATCGTGAGAGGACAAGCGGCAGACAAATCGCTCTGATCGTCGCCGTGCAGCTGTGCCTGCTCGCCGCGTGGGAATTGCTCGCACGCTCCGGCGCGCTCGGCCTTTCGGTCCCGGCGCTAAGCAAGATCGCGCAGGTCTTCATGCAGCCAAGGTTTGCTGCGCTGCTCTACAAGTCGGCTATGGCAACGGGCAAGTCCGCTCTTACCGGTCTGCTGGTCGGCATCGTTGTCGGAATTGTAACCGCGCTGGTTGCACATCTTTTGACACCGCTGCGCCCCGGCCTCGACCGGCTCGCTGTCACGATCAATGCCATCCCCGCAGTAGCTCTCGGCCCGATCTTCATCCTGATGGTCAGCCGCGAGCTGACGCCCGCGCTACTCGCGACCATCCCCGTATCCTTTCTCATCTACATTGCTGTTAGCTCCGGCCTGCGGACGGCCTCGACTAGCCTGGGCAGGATGATGACCACCTTCGGCGCGGGCAAACTGAAGCGGCTCTTCTATCTTGAGATACCTTCTGCTCTGCCATCGTTTCTCGGCGGGGTGAAAGTGTCCATGACCGCAGCGATGATCGGTGCGATTGTCGGCGAGTGGTTCGGAGCGCCGACGGGCCTTGGCATCGTTATCCTGAACACCATGCAGAACTTCGAGATTCCACTGATGTGGGCGGCTGTCCTGTTGGTCGCGGGGCTCGCGCTCTCCGGTTATAGCATCGCGCATCTACTCGAACGCTTCGTCGCGCGGAGGTTCGCGTGA
- a CDS encoding ABC transporter ATP-binding protein → MAAIEISNVSKSYALNRKASVTALQGVDLSVAQGEFVALIGPSGCGKSTLLHLVAALEDVSTGAISIDGEPPAALRDQHRLGIAFQDHALLPWLSIESNLALPYKIAGVTVDKSRIKHLIELVGLIGFEHARPSQLSGGMRQRAAIARSLCLDPALLLLDEPFGALDAVTRMRMNVELQRIWLERKPTTLLVTHSVEEAIFLADRVIVLGGRPGTIVERIDVPFPRPRPVELMRSEEFHRLTDYLTVLLEPSLK, encoded by the coding sequence ATGGCCGCTATTGAGATCAGCAACGTCAGCAAGTCGTATGCTCTGAATCGCAAGGCCTCGGTGACTGCGCTTCAGGGAGTCGATCTCTCCGTCGCACAAGGAGAGTTCGTCGCGCTCATCGGTCCGTCGGGCTGCGGCAAGAGCACACTGCTCCATCTCGTCGCCGCTCTCGAGGACGTCTCTACGGGGGCTATCTCGATCGACGGCGAACCGCCCGCGGCGTTGCGCGATCAACATCGCTTGGGTATTGCCTTCCAGGATCACGCGCTGCTGCCGTGGCTCTCCATCGAGAGTAACCTCGCCCTGCCTTACAAAATTGCCGGCGTCACAGTAGACAAGTCGCGCATCAAGCACCTCATCGAGCTCGTCGGCCTAATTGGCTTTGAACACGCCCGCCCATCCCAGCTATCGGGTGGCATGCGGCAACGGGCTGCAATTGCGCGCTCGCTGTGCCTCGACCCCGCGCTGCTGTTGCTCGATGAACCCTTCGGCGCACTCGATGCCGTCACACGCATGCGCATGAATGTTGAGCTGCAACGCATCTGGCTGGAGCGCAAGCCGACGACACTGTTGGTCACGCACTCGGTTGAAGAGGCGATCTTCCTTGCGGATCGTGTGATCGTTCTCGGCGGCCGACCCGGCACCATCGTCGAGAGGATCGACGTCCCATTCCCGCGCCCGCGCCCCGTCGAGCTCATGCGCTCCGAAGAGTTTCATAGGCTCACCGACTACCTTACGGTCCTTCTGGAGCCATCGCTCAAATGA
- a CDS encoding ABC transporter substrate-binding protein codes for MQRADQSDAWSRRRFISSGIATAAAAPWLSGCRSVASKDLIVALGWVPNVEYADLFVAESRGYFKQEHCPLKIWPGGPNAPQPVIEVAAGLAHMGDAEWLPLLDAILRGNDFVIIGSIFPVHPGGLMTLAKRPILKPADLPGSRFLVQGPSERTTIECTFKLNHFAPDYQLIPVGFSPEALLNGAGDAYYCFITNQPIVFENMGMKLGTDFFVTRLDQLGYKVPSTLLFAQRETIERRRKDIVGFLRARLRGKMDNDKDPAYAANLTVDRYGADLGLNYDHELRTNVLQLPLYQTPGSRGPYWISNEDLEKNMYSAALVTGRTNLPDPARIMDMSLLEEAYQSLGI; via the coding sequence GTGCAAAGAGCAGACCAATCAGATGCATGGAGCCGGCGCAGATTTATAAGCAGCGGCATAGCGACCGCCGCCGCAGCTCCGTGGCTCTCTGGCTGCCGCTCGGTTGCCAGCAAAGACCTCATCGTCGCCCTCGGCTGGGTCCCGAACGTCGAATACGCCGATCTCTTCGTCGCCGAATCGCGCGGCTACTTCAAGCAGGAGCACTGCCCGCTGAAGATCTGGCCCGGTGGCCCAAACGCACCGCAGCCCGTCATCGAGGTCGCCGCTGGCCTCGCCCACATGGGCGATGCCGAGTGGCTCCCGCTGCTCGATGCGATTCTTCGCGGCAACGACTTCGTCATCATCGGCTCCATCTTTCCTGTCCATCCCGGCGGCCTGATGACGCTGGCGAAGCGGCCGATCCTCAAGCCCGCGGACCTTCCCGGCTCGCGTTTCCTTGTGCAGGGCCCGAGCGAACGCACCACCATCGAATGTACCTTCAAGCTGAACCACTTCGCGCCGGACTACCAGCTAATCCCCGTCGGCTTCTCCCCGGAAGCGCTGCTGAATGGCGCTGGCGATGCCTACTACTGTTTCATCACCAACCAGCCCATCGTCTTCGAGAACATGGGCATGAAACTCGGTACAGACTTCTTCGTCACGCGGCTCGATCAACTCGGCTATAAAGTTCCTTCGACGTTGCTCTTCGCACAGCGAGAGACCATCGAGCGCCGCCGCAAAGATATAGTCGGCTTTCTTCGCGCACGCCTCCGCGGCAAGATGGACAACGACAAAGATCCTGCCTACGCTGCGAACCTCACGGTCGACCGCTACGGCGCGGACCTCGGTCTCAACTACGACCACGAACTCCGCACCAACGTGCTGCAGCTGCCGCTCTACCAAACGCCCGGATCACGCGGCCCTTACTGGATATCAAACGAAGATCTCGAAAAAAATATGTACAGCGCGGCGCTGGTCACCGGTCGCACCAATCTGCCCGATCCAGCACGGATCATGGACATGAGTTTGTTGGAAGAGGCCTACCAGAGCCTAGGAATTTAG
- a CDS encoding PSD1 and planctomycete cytochrome C domain-containing protein, with translation MYVRQPHREVRTQPEISARHRARAAVSILAVSLAATSPLAIAQSVKPSTAESFQQNVKPIIDRNCAGCHVLGGHSGQLRLDSLADVMKGGEDGAIVVFGKPEKSLLTKTIHYEDPDMQMPPKGKLSAADIATIDKWIAESAEPLPGELKGNPVPPVVALAPAPATVAPVASASAPTASAKATPVALNASSPLVTAEQEQFFETKVRPVLVNNCFSCHASAAKAGLRLDSREAVLAGGKSGDIVVPGHPEQSTLSTAVHYSDPKLQMPPRKALKPDEVAAIDRWIADGLPWPKGSSTPAVKIVSAAQRDFWAFKPPLAPAVPDVKSAWAKNDIDRFVLVKLDEKHLKPVADADKHTLIRRVTYDLTGLPPTPAEVSAFISDRSPLAYEHLVDRLLASKAYGERWGRIWLDVVRYADTSGGGGDYPIAQASKYRDYVIQSFNEDKPYDRFIKEQIAGDLLPSNSEPEHWSNIVATGYLANASRYDGAYLNDAVDNIGYAFMGMTVACARCHDHKFDPVPTSDYYAIYGILQSTSFPDPGDDVSRRQIGFVYRDPKSADRQDIKDFNAQLKPIAGAINAVFALPGTYDDILPQLEARRMNLYAHAPEFPENAYAVTEGQPRQAQIQLHGDPTNLGEEVPRGFLQVLGGGTLPADTKGSGRLQLADWIASKDNPLTARVLVNRLWQGHFGRGIVPTPNNFGTRGVAPSNQALLDYLATEFIAKGWSIKTIQREILLSHAYRLSTADSAANDEIDPDNALIWRHSRVRLDAEEIRDSMLADAKLLDLTPAKPHPFPPQSQWNWEEQNPFAPDVTKYENDHRTVYMMVQRSVKHPYLTLFDGADPNASTEQRTSSLTPLQALYFMNASFPRRCSDNLATQWTEAKVADPKMIEEAFMTIYGRPAQRVELDRSEEFLKRATALYISRSDTPDIAHKKAVSNFVQAMFSTNEFMFIE, from the coding sequence ATCATCGACCGCAACTGCGCAGGCTGCCATGTTCTGGGCGGACACAGCGGACAGCTTCGCCTCGATTCTCTTGCCGATGTAATGAAGGGCGGCGAGGACGGTGCGATCGTCGTCTTCGGCAAGCCCGAGAAGAGCCTGCTGACCAAGACCATCCACTACGAAGATCCCGACATGCAGATGCCGCCCAAGGGCAAGCTCTCCGCGGCGGACATCGCGACCATCGACAAGTGGATCGCCGAGAGCGCGGAGCCTCTGCCGGGCGAGTTGAAGGGCAACCCCGTACCTCCCGTCGTTGCACTTGCACCTGCACCTGCCACTGTAGCGCCGGTCGCCAGCGCTTCCGCTCCAACGGCGTCGGCGAAAGCTACGCCAGTGGCCTTGAATGCCAGTTCTCCGCTGGTGACCGCCGAGCAGGAACAGTTCTTCGAGACCAAGGTCCGCCCGGTGCTGGTGAACAACTGCTTTAGCTGCCATGCCAGCGCGGCGAAGGCCGGCCTACGCCTCGACTCGCGCGAGGCTGTGCTCGCCGGAGGCAAGAGCGGCGACATCGTAGTCCCCGGCCATCCCGAGCAGAGCACGCTCTCAACCGCAGTCCACTACAGCGACCCAAAGCTGCAGATGCCGCCGCGCAAAGCGCTCAAGCCCGACGAGGTTGCGGCAATCGATCGCTGGATCGCCGACGGCCTGCCCTGGCCCAAGGGATCGTCCACGCCCGCAGTGAAGATCGTCTCCGCCGCACAGCGAGACTTCTGGGCTTTCAAGCCACCCTTGGCACCCGCCGTTCCTGATGTGAAGAGCGCATGGGCAAAGAACGATATCGACCGCTTCGTACTGGTGAAGCTCGACGAGAAGCACCTGAAGCCCGTCGCCGATGCCGACAAGCACACGCTCATTCGTCGCGTGACCTACGACCTGACCGGCCTGCCGCCCACCCCAGCCGAAGTCTCCGCTTTCATCTCAGACCGTTCGCCACTGGCCTATGAGCACCTCGTTGATCGCCTTCTCGCTTCGAAGGCCTATGGCGAGCGCTGGGGCCGCATCTGGCTCGATGTCGTCCGCTACGCCGACACCTCGGGCGGTGGCGGCGACTATCCCATCGCACAGGCCTCGAAGTATCGTGACTACGTCATCCAGTCCTTCAACGAGGACAAACCCTACGATCGCTTCATCAAGGAACAGATCGCCGGCGACCTTCTTCCGTCGAACTCCGAGCCGGAACACTGGTCGAACATCGTCGCGACGGGCTATCTCGCGAACGCCTCCCGCTACGATGGCGCTTACCTGAACGACGCGGTCGACAACATCGGCTATGCCTTCATGGGCATGACCGTCGCCTGTGCCCGCTGCCACGACCACAAGTTCGACCCCGTCCCGACCTCGGACTACTACGCGATCTACGGCATCCTTCAGAGCACAAGCTTCCCCGACCCCGGCGACGATGTATCGCGCCGTCAGATCGGATTCGTCTATCGCGATCCCAAGTCCGCCGACCGCCAGGACATCAAGGACTTCAACGCGCAGTTGAAGCCCATCGCCGGAGCGATCAACGCGGTCTTCGCGCTGCCCGGAACGTATGACGACATCCTTCCGCAGCTCGAAGCGCGCCGCATGAACCTGTATGCGCATGCGCCGGAGTTCCCGGAGAACGCCTACGCCGTCACTGAAGGGCAGCCAAGGCAGGCGCAGATTCAGCTCCACGGTGATCCGACGAATCTTGGCGAAGAAGTTCCGCGCGGCTTCCTGCAGGTGCTCGGCGGCGGTACTCTTCCCGCAGATACGAAGGGCAGTGGCCGCCTGCAACTCGCCGACTGGATCGCCAGCAAAGACAACCCACTCACCGCCCGCGTCCTCGTCAATCGCCTGTGGCAGGGGCACTTTGGCCGTGGCATCGTGCCCACGCCCAACAACTTCGGCACGCGCGGTGTCGCGCCCAGCAACCAGGCGCTGCTCGACTACCTCGCGACAGAGTTCATCGCGAAAGGCTGGTCGATCAAGACGATTCAGCGCGAGATTCTGCTCTCGCACGCCTATCGTCTCTCCACTGCCGACTCAGCTGCGAACGACGAGATCGATCCCGACAACGCGCTGATCTGGCGGCACTCCCGTGTCCGTCTCGACGCGGAAGAGATTCGCGACTCCATGCTCGCCGACGCGAAGCTGCTGGATCTAACGCCCGCAAAGCCGCATCCCTTCCCCCCGCAATCGCAGTGGAACTGGGAGGAGCAGAACCCCTTCGCGCCCGACGTGACCAAGTACGAAAACGACCATCGCACCGTGTACATGATGGTGCAGCGCAGCGTGAAGCACCCGTACCTGACGCTCTTCGACGGTGCAGATCCCAACGCCAGCACCGAGCAGCGCACCAGCAGCCTCACTCCGCTACAGGCGCTCTACTTCATGAACGCCAGCTTCCCCCGGCGCTGCTCCGACAATCTTGCCACGCAGTGGACTGAAGCGAAGGTCGCCGATCCGAAGATGATCGAAGAAGCCTTCATGACCATCTATGGCCGCCCCGCGCAGAGGGTCGAGCTCGACCGCTCCGAAGAGTTCCTGAAACGCGCAACCGCTCTCTACATCTCGCGCTCCGATACGCCCGACATCGCGCACAAGAAGGCTGTCTCCAACTTCGTTCAGGCGATGTTCTCCACCAACGAATTCATGTTCATCGAGTAA
- a CDS encoding amidohydrolase family protein has translation MEQPQQIDLLIHGAYVVAFDEAGTEVKDAAIAIEGDSIVWVGPASEAASRFIAKDKLDASGLIAMPGFVDGHLHTAQQFLHGKLAAIRRRGQLKEPGWSNYLVPFEACLEPEDIYCSGLAAYASMISSGTTCFLEAGGPHPDEMGRAANEIGIRGRIALSTMDCDESIPAGSRFTTDEALKQNEALVKRWQHHPRVNAWLSLRQIMVNTTPLTQGMSALAKQLDTPIHTHLGEGCYEVDYSVAKWGLRPAEYMESIGALDANIHAAHSVLLSLKELDLYQHRNVSACHCPFNNYSMGVPRVLEMLHRGIRLALGNDGAATRGSLDMFEIVHAATVGQQAVGGTPYHIEAPITHEQMLAAALRGGSQAARLPDKIGSLEVGKLADLILVESDSFAQFPNHDPRITLAESTVGPNVRTVIIDGRIVMKDRVLLTVDLTAMKEKVASRYSNIMERYDKAIA, from the coding sequence GTGGAGCAACCGCAGCAGATAGACCTCTTGATCCATGGCGCGTACGTAGTCGCGTTCGACGAGGCGGGCACCGAAGTGAAGGATGCTGCGATCGCCATCGAGGGCGACAGCATTGTCTGGGTTGGCCCTGCCAGCGAAGCCGCGTCACGCTTCATCGCGAAAGACAAGCTCGACGCCTCAGGTCTCATCGCCATGCCAGGCTTCGTCGACGGCCACCTGCACACAGCGCAGCAGTTCCTGCACGGCAAACTCGCGGCCATCCGCCGCCGTGGCCAATTGAAGGAACCCGGATGGTCAAACTACCTTGTCCCCTTTGAGGCCTGTCTTGAGCCCGAGGACATCTACTGTAGCGGCCTCGCGGCCTACGCTTCGATGATCTCGAGCGGCACCACCTGCTTCCTCGAAGCCGGCGGCCCGCATCCAGATGAGATGGGCCGCGCCGCCAACGAGATCGGCATCCGAGGCCGCATCGCTCTCTCGACCATGGACTGCGACGAGAGCATCCCTGCTGGCTCGCGCTTCACCACCGACGAAGCCCTGAAGCAGAACGAAGCGTTGGTGAAACGCTGGCAGCATCATCCGCGCGTGAATGCATGGCTCTCGCTGCGGCAGATCATGGTCAACACCACGCCGCTCACTCAGGGCATGAGCGCGCTGGCGAAGCAGCTCGACACGCCCATCCATACGCACCTTGGCGAAGGCTGCTATGAAGTGGACTACTCCGTAGCTAAGTGGGGTCTGCGACCCGCCGAGTACATGGAGAGCATCGGCGCACTCGACGCGAATATCCACGCTGCGCACTCCGTGCTGCTCAGCCTGAAGGAACTCGACCTCTACCAGCATCGCAACGTCTCCGCCTGCCACTGTCCCTTCAACAACTACAGCATGGGCGTGCCGCGCGTGCTGGAGATGCTGCATCGCGGCATCCGGCTGGCACTGGGCAACGATGGTGCCGCAACCCGCGGTAGCCTCGATATGTTTGAGATAGTCCATGCAGCAACAGTAGGTCAACAGGCGGTCGGAGGCACGCCGTACCACATCGAAGCCCCCATCACGCATGAGCAGATGCTAGCGGCTGCGCTGCGTGGGGGCTCGCAGGCCGCCCGTTTGCCGGACAAGATTGGCTCGCTTGAGGTAGGCAAGCTCGCTGACCTGATCCTCGTCGAGAGCGACAGCTTTGCCCAGTTTCCCAACCACGACCCGCGCATCACGCTTGCCGAGAGCACCGTCGGCCCCAACGTTCGCACGGTTATCATCGACGGCCGCATCGTCATGAAAGACCGCGTGTTGCTCACTGTCGACCTCACTGCAATGAAGGAGAAGGTTGCCTCGCGTTACTCGAACATCATGGAACGCTACGATAAGGCCATCGCGTAA
- a CDS encoding DUF1501 domain-containing protein, whose amino-acid sequence MSTRRRFIQSLASASMLLPGMMHEMLAETAAPAQPVDPLAPKAPMFPAKAKRVIFLYMSGGVSHVDTFDPKPLLTRDHGKEYNGEFLHASKYKFSRYAKCDTEVSELFPNVGAMMDDICVIRSMKCDIPNHSQAVMQIHGGSAVEARPSIGSWVSYGLGTYDKELPSYMVLAPEVPYGGATCWDSSFLPACHQGIRVVPGQEAIPNMTRKASLEVQDLDLGLIEFFNRRNLAEHDADKTLAARIKTFETAYGMQKEAPDVFDITKESDATLAMYGITRDTRKGFGWQCLMARRLAERGVRFVELIDTGSDKYTNWDAHLDIKMHATSAKKVDKAIAGLLQDLKSRGMLEDTLVVWTTEFGRAPGDSAPNEAGRTHQSSVYSSWLAGAGIKGGITYGESDDYGYKVAKNECDIHDFQATILNQLGMDHKKLTYRHAGRDYRLTDVSGRVIRDILA is encoded by the coding sequence ATGTCCACACGCAGACGCTTCATTCAATCGCTGGCCAGCGCATCGATGCTCCTCCCTGGCATGATGCACGAGATGCTCGCCGAGACCGCCGCCCCCGCGCAGCCTGTCGATCCGCTCGCGCCCAAGGCTCCGATGTTCCCGGCCAAAGCCAAGCGCGTCATCTTTCTCTACATGAGCGGCGGCGTCTCGCACGTCGACACCTTCGACCCCAAGCCCCTGCTCACACGCGACCACGGCAAGGAGTACAACGGTGAGTTCCTCCACGCCTCGAAGTACAAGTTCAGCCGCTACGCAAAATGCGACACCGAGGTCAGCGAGCTCTTCCCCAACGTCGGCGCGATGATGGACGACATCTGCGTCATCCGCTCGATGAAGTGCGATATTCCGAATCACTCGCAGGCGGTCATGCAGATCCACGGCGGTTCCGCCGTCGAGGCTCGTCCGAGCATCGGCTCCTGGGTCAGCTATGGTCTCGGTACTTACGATAAGGAGCTGCCCTCCTACATGGTGCTCGCGCCCGAGGTTCCCTACGGCGGCGCAACCTGTTGGGACTCATCGTTCTTACCCGCGTGCCATCAGGGGATTCGCGTCGTTCCAGGACAGGAGGCCATCCCCAACATGACGCGGAAGGCCTCGCTTGAAGTGCAGGACCTCGACCTCGGCCTCATCGAGTTCTTCAATCGCCGCAACCTCGCCGAGCACGATGCCGACAAGACCCTCGCCGCCCGCATCAAGACCTTCGAGACCGCCTACGGCATGCAGAAGGAGGCTCCCGATGTTTTCGACATCACCAAAGAGTCCGACGCGACGCTCGCCATGTACGGCATTACGCGTGACACCAGGAAGGGCTTCGGCTGGCAGTGCCTGATGGCGCGCCGCCTCGCGGAGCGCGGCGTCCGCTTCGTCGAACTCATCGACACCGGCTCCGACAAATACACCAACTGGGACGCGCACCTCGACATCAAGATGCACGCGACCTCCGCGAAGAAGGTCGACAAGGCCATCGCCGGTCTGCTGCAAGATTTGAAGTCTCGCGGCATGCTCGAAGACACGCTCGTCGTCTGGACGACCGAGTTTGGCCGAGCTCCGGGCGATAGCGCTCCCAACGAAGCGGGCCGCACGCACCAATCTTCGGTCTACTCTTCGTGGCTCGCGGGCGCTGGCATCAAGGGCGGCATCACCTATGGCGAGTCCGACGACTATGGCTACAAGGTCGCAAAGAACGAGTGCGACATCCACGACTTCCAGGCCACCATCCTGAATCAGCTCGGCATGGACCACAAGAAGCTCACGTATCGCCACGCTGGCCGCGACTACCGCCTCACCGACGTCTCCGGCCGCGTCATCCGCGATATTCTGGCGTAG